The following is a genomic window from Micromonospora sp. WMMD1102.
TCCCACGCCGCCACGACCTCGACCCGCACCCGATCGTCGAGCAGAACAGCGGCAGCGGCCAACGTGGCGTGCAAGCCATCGGGAGCGAGGTCCAGACACAGCGCGATCCGGGACCGGGCATCGTCGAGAGTGCCGACGTCGAGGCACGCCGACCACAACCCCGCGTTGATCGCCGGGTTAAGGATCTTGACCCTGATGCACATGACCTCGGTCTGGAACTCGGTCAGCGCCTTACCGCCGGTTTTCACCGCGCGACGGGCGTCGGCGAGCAGATCCCGGGCCTTCTGTCCGCGCCGGTTCATATTCGGGTTGGCCTGCCCCAACGCGAACACGTCCAGCGGGTCCGCGTCTGGCGCGGCGGAGTACTCGGCGAGGAACGTGTCGGTGTCCGGATCGTGCGGCACGTACTCGGTGCCGTCGGGCAACTCGTCAACCAGGGCGTCGCGAAGGTCGTTGAGCACCGCACTGCGGTCCGATCCGGCGTTCGACAACAGCCACGCCTGCGCGTCGTCGATCGACCCCATCGTGCGGACCGAGGCACCCCACGCCGAGTAGTCGGTGTGCTGGCGCAGCTCGTCGAGAGCGAGCCGGTTCACCGACAGGGACCGGCCGCCCTCCTCGTTGCTGGCGTCGATCGCGTAGCTTGACCCCCACGGCTCACCGGCCGCCGTCCGGGCCGGGGCGAACATCTCGATCTCGCCATTCGCCTCCCGATACCAGCGCCGACCCAACATCTGGTCAAGCCCGGACTGCTCTATCAGCTTCAGGGACTTCTTCCACAGCTTCTTTGCCATCGGCAACTTCGTGCTGGTAGCGAGGATCTGCGGGACCCGCTCGACGAACATCCAGTACGGCACCAGCACGACGACGATCTCGGACTTGCCGTTCTGCCTGGCCACGATGATCAGCCGGTACTTGAACCGCTCCCGGCCGTCGGGCAGCAGCTCCCCGGCGTGGATGACCGTCCACCGCTGCCACGGGTCGTACGGATGCGCCAACACATCCCGCGCGAAGTCCACCTGGTCAAACCCGATCGACGTCTCTGGGGTGAGCGGGCACCCGCACCCGCACGGACCGGGTGGACCGGTCACCAGCGGCGGGGTCCACAGACGCGGCGTGGTGCTACCCAGCACCTTGTCGACGTCGAGCGCGTCGCTTCGTGAACTCGTCGAGCTGGGCAGCGACAGGGTTCCCACCCGAGGCACCTCCCTTCACCGTACGGCCGGCGGCGGTCATCCCCAACGCGGTCAGCGCGGCCAGCAGCTTCGGGCCAAGGTCCGATGC
Proteins encoded in this region:
- a CDS encoding terminase — encoded protein: MDFARDVLAHPYDPWQRWTVIHAGELLPDGRERFKYRLIIVARQNGKSEIVVVLVPYWMFVERVPQILATSTKLPMAKKLWKKSLKLIEQSGLDQMLGRRWYREANGEIEMFAPARTAAGEPWGSSYAIDASNEEGGRSLSVNRLALDELRQHTDYSAWGASVRTMGSIDDAQAWLLSNAGSDRSAVLNDLRDALVDELPDGTEYVPHDPDTDTFLAEYSAAPDADPLDVFALGQANPNMNRRGQKARDLLADARRAVKTGGKALTEFQTEVMCIRVKILNPAINAGLWSACLDVGTLDDARSRIALCLDLAPDGLHATLAAAAVLLDDRVRVEVVAAWDGPTCVDDLRRELPNVIARVRPQVLGWLPNGPSAAFTADMA